DNA from Methanotorris formicicus Mc-S-70:
AATAATTGCACCAACTTTCTCAGCCAACTTTATACCGTATTGGTGTGAATGACATTCTGTTGCACTCCATCCATAAATTAAAGGTAATTTTGCCTCAACCAACAATCTTGCGGTTTCTTCTATTGCAGTTTCGTAATCAACTTTTTTAAATTCATCTTTTTTGTTTTCTCTCATTAACGGCTCTGTATATCTTACTGCACCTTCAAAATGCATGAATTTTGCATTTCCAATCCTACATGCGTTTCTTGTTCCTACGATGTGTCCATCTTCAACGAGGATTTCTAAGTCATCACAGAGTGTCCCACAAAATGGACACACAACATTTTTAATAACTTCTACCATATCCATCACACTTTTATTTGTTTATTTCAATAATAGATGAAGATTTAAGGAAATTATAATACTTATGGTATTAGGTTATCTAATTTGGTTATTAGAATAAGTCATCGGGTTGCCCCTCAAAAATTTAACTAAAATTTATTTATTTAACAATAAGTGCATTCCTCTGCAACCTTTAAAAAGGTTGCATCCAAACCGAATAGGATATGGTTGTGTGCGAATTTTTTAATGGTTATTTAAACCATAACTGATTTGAATATATGAGTTTGACTACAAAACTAGATTTTATGGGGGTAATAACCACATTAAACGCACACAATCATACTTCGCTACGCTCAGCATCCTCTTGGATTGTGTCTTTATAATTATTTAACAACAAGTGCGTTTCTCTTAATCTTCTCACATGCCTCAACACACTTCAAGCACATTACGCAGAATCCTTTTAATGGCATTTCTTCGTTATCAGTCAACTCCAACACGTTATATGGACAAACTTCAACACACTTTCCACATTTATCACAAAGGGATGGGCTGAATTCGATTCTGTTGTATTCTTTTCCGTTGTGGGTTACTTTACCTAACTTCAATGCTCCTGTTGGACATGCCATTGTACATGCTCCACATCTCACACACATTCTGAACTTCTCTTTTTCCTCTGTCTTCCTCTTTGTTGGAAGTTCCATTCCTCTCTTGTTAATTACTTTTATAGCACTTGTTGGACACTTCATTGCACATGAACCGCAGTAGTTACAGTTTTCCTCAACCCACACAAGCCCTTCTTCACTTACTGGTTTTGGTTCTTCGTACTCAACCTCTAAGGTTATTGCATCTACTGGACAAACACCTTCACATAAACCACATGCTGGACACGCCTTTGGAAGTTTTACAATTAAGTTCTCTGCATCATATTTTATCATGTTTCCTGGACAAATATCAACACACTTTGCACATCCAATACATTTCTCTGCATCAAGTGTGAATGTTTTGATGGTTTTCTTTCTTTTGTTTGGTAATTTTCCTGCAACAAATATTGCATTCCATGGACATGTTTGAGCACAAATTCCGCAGTAGATACATTTTTCTTCATCAACTACTGCTTTGCCATCTTTAACTTCCAATGCATTTACTGGACAGACATCTACACAGACACCACATGCAACACAATCGTCAGTAACTGCAATTGGCTCTTGTGGAATGACAATTTCTTTCTTTGGTTTCTCAATTTTTCCTGGAATTGAGATGATTTCTATTGGACAGACCTCAACACATTTTTCACACAATACGCAATGTCCCTTTGAGTATGGGAATTCATCATCAACCTTCTTAATTCCTGTTGGACATGCCTTTGCACATGCCCCACATTTAATACATTTTGTTGGGTTGTAGGTTATTCTATCATCTTTATCAGATAATGCACCAGTAGGACAAACTTCCACGCATGACTTACAAATTTCACAGGTGATAAACGGTGCTATCTCAATAGCCTTTGTGGGGCATACTTCTTTGCATGCATTACATAGAAGGCATGCTTTCTCCTGAATTTCTATACCGCCCAAGAGTGAAACCCCCATTTAATTTTTAAGAAAATTTTTAATGTTAAAAATAGGTCCCCTTCCGCATAGAAGGGGTTTCCCCACAACCTCCCAATGTAGGGTTCGGTTGGTGGGGTTATTCTTCCTTAACTACCTCTAAAATTACATTTCCTTTTTCATCTTTAACTATTATGTGTGCTGCACATGAGTATCAAGGGTCATATGCTCTCAAAACCATTTCTAATAGGTTTAATTTTTTCTCATCTACCATCTATATCACCCCAGAGGTTGCTAAAATTTGTTTTATTAGTAGGGGTTTTATCCTCCTGAGGTTATTTAAGGATAATACCCCTAATCTCTCTGCAACCTTTTAAAATCTGCATCTGTGGATAGAATGCTTTAGGGATACTCTGAGATTATTTAAGCACGATTTCTGCTGCCTGCTGAATTGCTTTTTCCATTGTTGGAACGTTGTGTGTTGTAGCAACAATCATGTTTGCCTTAACAACAATTCCATTGTCATCTGTTTCGTAGTTGTGGATTAAGACACCTCTTGGAGCATATACAACTCCGACTCCATTTCCTGCTTTTGGTTCAACTTCTGCTTTAACATCTTCTGAAGTAATTTCATTATCGTCCAACAATTCTTTGACTCTTTCACATGCTGCTAAAATTTCAATTAATCTTGCATGGTTGTAAGCAAGTGACTGATTTACTGGGAATCCAAATGTATCTATGAATTCTTTTCTTGCCTCTTCTGCCATTGGAGTTTCCATGCTGTCACATACATTAAGCATTGCCAATGGTCCAACTCTATAAAGTCCTTCTGGGTAGCCAACTTTTTTGTTGTATGGGTATTTTACATAACTGTGGGATACAACATGCTCCCCAATGTAATCCAAGTATTCACTTGGCTGGAAATCCATTTTTTCTTTTCCATCTGGTGAGAGGAACCTCAATGTTCCATCGTAGAATTCATGTTTTCCGTCTTTTACTAAACCTAAGTACCATGTATCAATTACACCGAGTGTTTTTATTTGTTCCATGAATTGTTCGTTGATGGATTTTATTAATTCAACTCCATCTTTTGCATACTCAATCATTGTGTCAATTTCTTTTAAGAATGTATCTCTCTCCTCTTCACTGAATACCTTTGAAACCCCTCCTGGAATTCCTGTTATTGGGTGAATTGCTTTTCCACCAGTCGCTTCAACCAACGCCTGCCCAAACTTCCTCAATGCGATTGCCTTCTTAGCAACCTCTGGAGCCTTGTCAATAACTCCAATAACGTTTCTTATTGCAGGATCTGCATCAGGCCCAACCACAAAGTCAGGTGCAGCAAGGAAGTAGAAGTGCAACGCATGGCTGTGTATCATATTTCCTAAGTGCATTAATTCTCTAACTTTCTTTGCTGCACTTGGGATTTCAACGCCCCATGCAGCATCAACAGCCTTAACACTCGCTAAGTGGTGTGCCGTCTGACAAATCCCACAAATTCTTGGAACAATTCTTGGAACCTCTTCTGCTGGTCTTCCAACAACGAACTGCTCAAATCCTCTCAAAGCAGTTATATGCAATTTTACATCCTTTGGCTTACCATTTTCATCTAATGTAATTGTTACTTTTCCGTGTCCTTCGAGACGGGTTAAAGGTTCAATTACGACCTTACCCATAGGGTCACCATCCTTAATTTGATTTATTGTTATTTTATACCCCTAATTTTATGTTTGATTATGTGTTTATTTTTTTATTTTCTTGGAAATTAAAGCAGCAGGTAAACTGAATCTATTTAACAATGCAACTTTGTCCGGAATTTCTAATGCAGCCTCTCCAGCGTTTGCAAATGTGTTTGCCGCCGCTGCTCCTTGGTCCAATACAGCATCTGTTTTTCCATAGCAACCTCTACATGGAACACCTGCTTTTGGACACTTTGCTCCACATCCTGCCCTCGTTGCAAAACCTAAGCATGGATAACCTTGCTCGAATAAACATCTTTCTGGGTCTGGTTTTCCTTCGTAAGTTCTTTTGAATTTCTTTGGGAATACGTTTTCTTTCTTTCTTGGACATTCATCACATACGGTTTTTGTGGAGAACTTTGGCTCTTCTCCATTCAATAACGCAATAATTGCACTTGCAATCATATCTGGTGTTGGCGGACATCCTGGGATAATGTAATCAACTTTTACAATATCTGAGATTGGTTTTACATAATCTTCCAATGGTGGAATCTCCTCTGATGGAGTTGTTCCAGGATTGTCTGTTGATTCTGTTGAATAAGTATAGTTTATAAGTTCTTCTTTTGTATATAAGTTTCCTAAACCAGGAATACCACCAAAGGCAGCACAACTACCCCATGCAATTACAATTTTTGCTTTCTCTCTAAATTCATGGACAAGATGCTCATCGTGCTCGTTTCTAACTCCACCCTCTAATAATGCAATATCAATTCCATCAGGAATTTCCTTTGGGTCTGCAACGATTGGAGCAAAGACAATCTCCAAGTTTGGAAGAACTTCTAATAGTTTATTGTGCAAATCAAGCAATGAAATATGGCATCCAGAACAGCCACACAATTGAATCATTGCTACCTTGACTTTATCTGCCATTTCATCACCTTTGGGAATTTAAAATTTTAAATTTTGATAAAAAGAAGGTAGCACAATAAAAAGGCCATAACCCCTCACTTTAGGGGCGGTTGTTCCACAGGTCCTTATCGGTTCCCTGTGGAACTCATCCCTTTTTGGCCTTTTTAGGCTTTGAGAGGGTTAGGCCCTAATTTTTTAACTCTCTCTGTCATTTCATTTACAGCAGCGACGAATTTATCAGCCTCTGCTGCAGACATGAAGTACATTTCTATTCTTTCTCCACCAATTCCTAATTCATCCAATAATTTTTTAGTGAACCTAACCCTCTCTTCGGCCTTGAAGTTTCCACTCTCGAATGCACACTCGTGTGGTTTTCACCCTGCAACAAATACGGCGTCAGCCCCTTTTTGGAAAGCCCTTAATGCATAGGTAATATCAAATTTACCCGTGCATGGTATTCTTATAGTTCTGACGCCTGCAGGGTATTGCATTCTACTTGTTCCTGCTAAATCTGCTGCACCGTATCCTCATTGATAGCAAACGAATGCTACAATTACAGGTTCGCTCATAATAATCCCTTTTTTTATTTTTTAAAGAAATAATATTTTCCTTAAGGGCTACATAGCCCCCATCAGCGCCACCCTGCCAAATGGCTTCGGATGACGCCTCATCTGTTATAATCTTACCACCCTAATGTTGAACTCGTATTTGATTTATTTGATTTTAAGTAATGTAAGTTTATTAATTGAAATTTTATTGAAATTCCGCATATATGGAGCACGTGCCGCGTTCCTTAATTATTAGTTTATTGTTCTTCAAGCATTTTGTGTGCTTCAAGCATTCCATCAATAGCAGCGATAATTTGCTCATCTCTGTAGTATCTCAACTGCATTGCACCACTTGGACATGCTCCTGCACATGCACCGCATCCCTTACATGCAATGTCGTTAACCTCTGCAACTAAGTGCCCATCCTTCTCAACATAGGTTATAGCGTTGTATGGACACATTAGAGCACAAACCTTACATCCACCACAAACTTCTTCATTTACTGTTGCCCTTATCATCTCAATTTTGAATGCTCCCTGTGCCATTGGAATTGCCACTGCACTTGCTGCACCTTTTGCTTGAGCAACTGTATCTGGAATGTCTTTAGGTCCTTGAGCAACCCCTGCAATTGC
Protein-coding regions in this window:
- the vhuB gene encoding F420-non-reducing hydrogenase associated-polyferredoxin VhuB; translation: MGVSLLGGIEIQEKACLLCNACKEVCPTKAIEIAPFITCEICKSCVEVCPTGALSDKDDRITYNPTKCIKCGACAKACPTGIKKVDDEFPYSKGHCVLCEKCVEVCPIEIISIPGKIEKPKKEIVIPQEPIAVTDDCVACGVCVDVCPVNALEVKDGKAVVDEEKCIYCGICAQTCPWNAIFVAGKLPNKRKKTIKTFTLDAEKCIGCAKCVDICPGNMIKYDAENLIVKLPKACPACGLCEGVCPVDAITLEVEYEEPKPVSEEGLVWVEENCNYCGSCAMKCPTSAIKVINKRGMELPTKRKTEEKEKFRMCVRCGACTMACPTGALKLGKVTHNGKEYNRIEFSPSLCDKCGKCVEVCPYNVLELTDNEEMPLKGFCVMCLKCVEACEKIKRNALVVK
- the vhuU gene encoding F420-non-reducing hydrogenase selenoprotein subunit VhuU, which produces MVDEKKLNLLEMVLRAYDPUYSCAAHIIVKDEKGNVILEVVKEE
- the vhuA gene encoding F420-non-reducing hydrogenase Vhu subunit A — its product is MGKVVIEPLTRLEGHGKVTITLDENGKPKDVKLHITALRGFEQFVVGRPAEEVPRIVPRICGICQTAHHLASVKAVDAAWGVEIPSAAKKVRELMHLGNMIHSHALHFYFLAAPDFVVGPDADPAIRNVIGVIDKAPEVAKKAIALRKFGQALVEATGGKAIHPITGIPGGVSKVFSEEERDTFLKEIDTMIEYAKDGVELIKSINEQFMEQIKTLGVIDTWYLGLVKDGKHEFYDGTLRFLSPDGKEKMDFQPSEYLDYIGEHVVSHSYVKYPYNKKVGYPEGLYRVGPLAMLNVCDSMETPMAEEARKEFIDTFGFPVNQSLAYNHARLIEILAACERVKELLDDNEITSEDVKAEVEPKAGNGVGVVYAPRGVLIHNYETDDNGIVVKANMIVATTHNVPTMEKAIQQAAEIVLK
- the vhuG gene encoding F420-non-reducing hydrogenase subunit VhuG is translated as MADKVKVAMIQLCGCSGCHISLLDLHNKLLEVLPNLEIVFAPIVADPKEIPDGIDIALLEGGVRNEHDEHLVHEFREKAKIVIAWGSCAAFGGIPGLGNLYTKEELINYTYSTESTDNPGTTPSEEIPPLEDYVKPISDIVKVDYIIPGCPPTPDMIASAIIALLNGEEPKFSTKTVCDECPRKKENVFPKKFKRTYEGKPDPERCLFEQGYPCLGFATRAGCGAKCPKAGVPCRGCYGKTDAVLDQGAAAANTFANAGEAALEIPDKVALLNRFSLPAALISKKIKK
- the vhuD gene encoding F420-non-reducing hydrogenase iron-sulfur subunit VhuD, with translation MSEPVIVAFVCYQUGYGAADLAGTSRMQYPAGVRTIRIPCTGKFDITYALRAFQKGADAVFVAGUKPHECAFESGNFKAEERVRFTKKLLDELGIGGERIEMYFMSAAEADKFVAAVNEMTERVKKLGPNPLKA